The genomic stretch GGCCGGAAGTGGTCCGGACGATGCGGAACTGCGCCGACGGGACCTCGGCGGCGGCCGCAGCGTCCGGATAGGGCGCCAGCCGGCGCAGCGGCGCGTCCCCCGGGTCGGCGGTCAGCGCGGACAGGGTGGTGGGCTGCAGCCAGGGCGCGAACTTGGCGAGGCTGAACACCACCCTGGCCCAGCCGGGGGAGGGCGCCCAGTCCCGAGGCAGCGCGATCACCACTGACCGGGGCTGGCTCGGCCGCTCGGCCGCGATCATGGCCGTCTCGGCCAGCAGCCGGAGACGGGCCAGCGTGGCGTTCCCGAGCAGCCGCGGGTCGGCGGCGGCGAAGGAGGACAGCGTCGCGTCGGCCGTGACCGACTGCAGGCTCGAGCCGGCCAGCGGCCCTAGGGCGTCGGGGGTGTAGTTCTGGGCGTCCGGGGCGCGCACGGCCCCGGACGACAGCACCACCTGGGTCAGCCCGCTCGCGGCGGCCCCGTCGATCGTGCCCGACGTGGTGACCCCGTCGACCGGCCAGGCGGGGGCCGCGGGCACCGTGCGGTTCAGCACCCGGGCGGCACTCGCCGTTCCGGTCGCGACCTGGGCGGCGAGGTCGAAGGACAGTCCGCCGCGTCGCTGAGCGGTCAGGTCCGGGTCGGCGTAGGGCAGGGCCAGGACCTCCTGTGCTGAGGACAGCTCGCGCAGCCAGTTGGCGGCGCCGTCGTCCGGGCTGGCCGTTCCGCCGCCCACGAGGGGGGCGCCCACGGACAGTTGCTGGGCCTCCTCCAGCAGGTCCGGGTCGACCGCCCAGCTGACGGGCTCCCCCTCACCGGCCTCCAGCATGGTGCTCAGCCGGCCGCCGGAGTCGAGGGAGTCGGCGAGGGCGCCCGCGGCCTTCGGGTCATAGCGCCCGTCGACGCCGCGCAGCGGCTGGTCCTGGAGCGGCACCAGCCAGGTGGTGCGCAGGGTGGGCAGGCTCGCGCTGCCGCGCCAGACGATGAAGGTCCGCAGGCTCGCGACGGTGGTGCGCTGCCCGGTGGGCTCGGCGGCCCTCGCCTCGACGGTCAGGACGTGGACCCCGAAGCCCTTCAGCGCGAGGTCGTCCGCGGGGATCGTGATCTGGAAGGGGACCGACGCGTTCGGCGCGAGGCTCTCGCTCAGTCCAGTGATGATCGAGGAGCTCACGACGTCGCCGCCGGAGTCCGCGAGGGCGGGGTCGCTCGTCGTGTCCACCGCAGCCGCTTGCGCCAGGTCGTCGCGGCTGGTCAACGCCTGCGGGTCGACGAGCAGGCGCACACCAACCGCCTGGATGGGCTCGCCGCCGCCGTTGATCACCCGTCCGGCCACCACGAAGGTGTCCCCCGGACCGGGCGAGGGCGGGCTGACGACGGACACCGAGACCCGCACCGATCCCGCGGACAGCGCGCCGACCGTCGCTCGAGCCGGCACGGCCGGCCCTGCCGCGGCGACCAGCGCCCCGAGCAGCGCCACGACGGCTACCCGCGTCCCACCGATCACGGCGCGTCCGCCGCCGTACCCGAGCGGTGTTCCTGGCGCGTTCTCGCGCGGTGTTCCTGGCGCGTCTTCACGTGGTGTTCCTGGCGCGTCTTCACGCGGTGTCCGCGAGCAGGCGCAGCGCCCGGTCCACCAGCTCACGCTCGTCGGCGTAGGCGAGCCGGCCCGCTGCCTCCTCGAGCGGGACCCAGGCGACCTCGACCACCTCGATGTCGGCGTCGGAGAGCTCACCGGCATCGCGCTCGAGCAGGAAGTGGTGGACCGTCTTGTGCACCCGGCGGTCCTCGGCGACGAACCAGAAGTCGATCGTCCCCAGCGGGGCGAGGACCCGGCCCCGGATGCCCGTCTCCTCCTCGACCTCGCGGATCGCCGCCTCCTCGCGGGTCTCCCCGGGCTCGACGTGCCCCTTGGGCAGTGACCAGACCAGCCGGCCGCGCCGGTCCCGCCGCGCGATCAGGGCGCCGCGACCCCCGAGGCTGGGCTGGTCGACGACGAGCCCCCCCGCGGAGGTCTCCTCGACCGTGCGCCGCCGGCGCTGGCGATCGCGTCGCTGGTCTGCCACCCGGCCAGAGTAGACAAGGCGCGAGGCGGCCCGGGTCAGCCGCCGTGGCTACCCTGCTCCCCGTGTCCGCCGTCTCCGAGGATCAGCCGACGCCCCCCTCCGGGGAGCTCCAGCAGCTGCTGACCGAGGCCCAGCACCGGGCCGTCCTCGAGCTGCTGCGGGTGGCGCCCGTCGCCGACGACCTGGGCCGGCGTTTCCACGCGGCGGGTCACGAGCTGGCGCTGGTGGGTGGCTCGGTCCGCGACGCGCTGCTGGGCCGCCTCGGCAACGACCTCGACTTCGCGACCGACGCCCGCCCGGAGCAGGTGCAGCGGCTGCTTCGCGGTTGGGCCGACCACGTCTGGGACGTCGGCATCGCCTTCGGGACCGTGGGGGCTCGCAAGGGCGAGTACGTCATCGAGGTCACGACGTACCGCTCCGAGACCTACGACCGGACGTCACGAAAGCCGGACGTCAGCTACGGCGACAGCCTCGTGGGAGACCTGTTGCGTCGTGACTTCACCATCAACGCGATGGCGGTCTCCCTCCCGGGGACCTCCTTCGTCGACCCCTACGGCGGGCTCGCCGACCTGGCGCGTGGGGTGCTTCGCACGCCGTCGGCCCCCGAGGAGTCGTTCTCGGACGACCCGCTGCGGATGATGCGCGCGGCCCGCTTCGCCGCGCAGCTCGGCGTCAGCGTCGCTCCCGAGGTGGTCACCGCGATGACCGCGATGGCGGAGCGGATCGAGATCGTCTCCGCGGAGCGGGTCCGTGAGGAGCTGGTCCGGCTGGTCCTCGCCGACGACCCCCGTCGCGGCCTCACGCTGCTCGTGGACACCGGACTGGCCGAGCACGTCCTGCCGGAGCTGCCGCTGCTGCGCCTCGAGATCGACGAGCACCACCGGCACAAGGACGTCTACGAGCACACGCTGACCGTCCTCGAGCGGGCCATCGACCTGGAGGACCCGCCGGGCGGCGAGGTGCCGGGGCCGGACTTCGTGCTGCGCTTCGCCGCGCTCATGCACGACATCGGCAAGCCGCGTACCCGCCGCCTCGAGCCGGGTGGCGGCGTCTCCTTCCACCACCACGAGACCGTGGGGGCACGGATGTGCGCGAAGCGTATGCAGGCCCTGCGCTTCTCCTCCGAGGTGACCGACGACGTCAGCCGCCTGGTCGAGCTGCACCTGAGGTTCCACGGGTACGGCGCGGGCGAATGGACCGACTCGGCCGTGCGCCGTTACGTGCGCGACGCCGGGCCGCTGCTGTCGCGGCTGCACCGGCTGACTCGCGCCGACTGCACGACCCGCAACCGGCGGCGCGCCAAGGCGCTGGAGCAGGCCTACGACGACCTCGAGCGGCGCATCGCCGAGCTCGAGGCGAGCGAGGAGCTGGCCAGGATCCGTCCAGACCTCGACGGCCGGCAGGTCATGGCCATCCTGGGCATCCCGCCGGGGCGCGAGGTCGGCCAGGCGATGGCGCACCTGCTCGACCTGCGGCTCGAGCACGGTCCGCTCGGCGAGCAGGCCGCGACCGAGGCGCTGCGTCAGTGGTGGGCGGCCAGGGGCTGACCGGCGCCAGGGGTGCGCGTGAGGCGCGCCAGGGTGAGCAGGACGAGGGCGTCGGTCCAGGCGAGCGGGGCGGAGCCGGCCGGCCGGCCGCTTCCGTCGACCTTCTCGGGCAGCGAGCCGACCGCTGTGCGGTGCGTGTCGAGCCAGTCCATCCAGTGGGCCGCCTGCTGCGGATCGCCGTTCGTGGCATCGGCCAGCGCGAACAGGGCGGTCTCCGCGGTCCAGGAGATCGTGTGGTCGCGCCAATCCGTGCCTGGGCCGAGGCCGCCGGCGGGACGGACCAGCCGACCGGCGGTCTGGGTGGCCGCCAGGGCCGCACCGGGCAGCGCTTCGCCGGTGAACGGCGGCAGGACGAAGGTGACGGAGACATCGCCCACGTGCGTCCCCGCGATGCGGGGGTACGTCGGACCGTAGGTCGAGGTCACCCGCGCGGTGAAGCGGGCCGCCGCCCGCGCGGCCGCCCTTGCCTCGGCGGTGTCACCGAGCAGCCGCAACAGCCCCGGAGCCGCCTGCAGGCCGGCGAGGAAGGGGCCGGAGATCCCCAGCGTCGTGGCGTCCTCGGGAAGCTCCCGGTAGTCCGGGCTGGGGGGCGGCAGCGCCCGCCCGGCATCGGTGAGCTCGAGCAGGGTCGCCGTCGAGCGTTCGACCAGGCTGCGCAGCCCCCCGACGACCGCGACGCGTTCCGGCAGGGCCGGGACCGCCCGGGCGAGCCGGCCGGTCGCCCACAGCACCCAGCCCGTCGAGTCGCTCTGCGCCCACCGTCCGTCGGGCGGGCCCGACCCGTCCAGGACGTACCGCGCCTCGAAGACCCCACTCGGTCCTTGGACACGCTGCAGGTAGGCGAGCTCCGCCCGGGCGTCGCCGAGGTGGCCGGTCGCGGCATAGGCCGCCGCCACGAAGGCGGCGTCCCGCGGCCAGACGTAGCGCCACTTGCGTGCCCAGCCGGCGGGAGTGGCCCCGCTGGGCAGGGTCAGGGTGTGCAGGTCGAGCAGCGCGTCCCGGGCCATCGACTCCCACCGGGTCCCCTCGCCCGGGACGGTCCCGGCGGCGACCCAGGCACGCTGGGCCGTCGCGAACGCCAGCATCTCGGCGCCCTGCTTCGCGAGCACCCGCGATCCGGGCAACAGCGCACTCGCGGGCGTGCCGACCGGGAGCAGCTCCACCGCGCCGTCCGGGCCGATCGCGACGCCGGCCCCGTGGAGGTAGGCGGACACGTGCTGGTGGCGCTGGACCTGGACGCCGACCGTCGTGGCCGCGACCACCGCCAGGACCAGGATCGCCGCGAGCGCGCGGGGCTGAGCCGGCGCGCGCTCCCCCGCGGCCGGGACGGACCGCCGCTGGGGGGCGAGCATGGCGCGACGCTACGTCGCCCCGGCCTTCGCCGGGCGCTGCTTTCGGTGAAGTTCACTCAGGCGAAGGGCACGGTGACGATGGCCGCCAGCACGAACGACACGTTGGCGAGCAGGTCGGTGATCGAGAACGCGCGCCCTCGCCAGGCGTCGCCGATCCGGCGCTGCAGCACGGTGTCGGAGCAGATCTTCACGCCCTGGTAGACGAAGCCGAGGACCAGGGCCATCCCCAGGATCGCGGGGCTGCTGACCACCGGCACGATGGTCGCGCAGCCGAGCAGGCAGGCGAGCACCAGGGCGATCACCCAGCGCCGTACGCCGAAGCGACGCGCGGCCCCGGGGGTGAGGATCGCCCCGAGCGCCGCCCCGACCCCGCCGATCGCGGTTGCCGCACCGAGCTCGGCGAGGGCACCCGTGGTGTCCGTCGGCGGGTGCAGCACGGTGCGCTCGCGCACGATCGCGAGGACCGTCCACGCTCCGAAGACCGCGCGGACCAGCGTCAGCGCGGTCAGCGCCAGCACGACGCTGCGCTGCGCGACCACGTGGCGCGCCGCGTCGAGGAGGGCGTACGCCGTGCCGACCGGGGACACGTCCGGGCGGGGGGCGTCGGGGTCAGGCCCCAGGGAGGCGGTGGCGATCGGCAGGCACAGGGCCGCGGCGAGCGTGTAGGCGATGGCGCCGGCCACCACGATCCAGCCGGCGGCGGGGTCGCTGCCCCCGAGGGCCGAGCGCAGCCCGATGCCGGCGAGGACCCCGACCAGGGTGGCACCGGATCCCAGCGTCGGTGCCAGGGCGTTCGAGGTCACCAGGTCGGGCGGGTCGACGACGTGCGGCTGCGCGGCGGGGAGTGCGGCCAGCACGAAGCGGTTGACCCCGATGACGCTGAGCGCCAGGACGCCGAAGGCGACGCCGACCGAGCTCCTCGCCACGAGAGCCGCGAGAGCGACGGCCAGCACCGCCCGGGTCAGGTCAGCGACGAGCAGCACCTGTCGCCGCCGCCAGTGGTCGATGAACGCCCCGGCGAAGGGCCCGACGAGGCTGTAGGGCAGCAGGAGCAGCGTCAGCGCCGCGGCCACCCGACCCGGTGACGCCTGACGCTCCGGGCTGAGCAGCACGAAGGAGGCCAGGCCCGCCTGCAGGAGCCCGTCACCGAACTGGCCGGTCAGGCGGACGAGCAGCAGCAGGCGGAACGGCACCGAGCGCAGCAGACGTACGACGCTCTCGCGCGGGAGGCGGACGCCGCCGTCCGCGCTCGAAGCCACGGCGGCCCATCATGCCTCCCGCGGCCGGCTGCCCTGCCCGGAACGCTCAGCCGGCCGGGTGGGCGTTGCGCGCCCGCCACTCGTGCGAGGACCCGAGGACGGCCGCGATCGCCACGGCGAGCACCGCCGTCGCCGCTAGGCCCCAGGCACGAACCCACGAGCCGAGCGATGCGGCGAGGGCGTCGCCGAAGACGTGCGCGCCCACGGGGGAGTGGGCGACGTAGAAGGCGTGCGCCGCCACCGTGAGCAGGGCCAGTCCGCCGACACCTGCGAGGAGGGCGACCGCCTCGAGCAGCAGCATCCACCGACGACGTGGCGCGACAAGGACGGCGGCAGCTGCCAGCAGCACCACCGCCATCGCCAGCCACTGGGCCCCTCGCACGAGCGCCCATGCGACGTGCGCCGACCGCACCTGGGCGCCGGGCACGGTCACCATCACGACGTGACCGGGGACGTAGAGCGGGACGTCGCCCACGCCGGGCACGCCGCGGCGGACCAGGTCGGCGCGAACGGCTTGCACGATGGGGTCCAGGCCGATCGTGAGACGCAGGTCGCCCCCGGACCCGCCGGCTGCCATGGCGGCTCCGAACTGCTCGTGCGCGGTCGCATTCGCCTGCACCCACAGGGACG from Actinomycetes bacterium encodes the following:
- a CDS encoding NUDIX hydrolase, with amino-acid sequence MADQRRDRQRRRRTVEETSAGGLVVDQPSLGGRGALIARRDRRGRLVWSLPKGHVEPGETREEAAIREVEEETGIRGRVLAPLGTIDFWFVAEDRRVHKTVHHFLLERDAGELSDADIEVVEVAWVPLEEAAGRLAYADERELVDRALRLLADTA
- a CDS encoding CCA tRNA nucleotidyltransferase → MSAVSEDQPTPPSGELQQLLTEAQHRAVLELLRVAPVADDLGRRFHAAGHELALVGGSVRDALLGRLGNDLDFATDARPEQVQRLLRGWADHVWDVGIAFGTVGARKGEYVIEVTTYRSETYDRTSRKPDVSYGDSLVGDLLRRDFTINAMAVSLPGTSFVDPYGGLADLARGVLRTPSAPEESFSDDPLRMMRAARFAAQLGVSVAPEVVTAMTAMAERIEIVSAERVREELVRLVLADDPRRGLTLLVDTGLAEHVLPELPLLRLEIDEHHRHKDVYEHTLTVLERAIDLEDPPGGEVPGPDFVLRFAALMHDIGKPRTRRLEPGGGVSFHHHETVGARMCAKRMQALRFSSEVTDDVSRLVELHLRFHGYGAGEWTDSAVRRYVRDAGPLLSRLHRLTRADCTTRNRRRAKALEQAYDDLERRIAELEASEELARIRPDLDGRQVMAILGIPPGREVGQAMAHLLDLRLEHGPLGEQAATEALRQWWAARG
- a CDS encoding MFS transporter, yielding MASSADGGVRLPRESVVRLLRSVPFRLLLLVRLTGQFGDGLLQAGLASFVLLSPERQASPGRVAAALTLLLLPYSLVGPFAGAFIDHWRRRQVLLVADLTRAVLAVALAALVARSSVGVAFGVLALSVIGVNRFVLAALPAAQPHVVDPPDLVTSNALAPTLGSGATLVGVLAGIGLRSALGGSDPAAGWIVVAGAIAYTLAAALCLPIATASLGPDPDAPRPDVSPVGTAYALLDAARHVVAQRSVVLALTALTLVRAVFGAWTVLAIVRERTVLHPPTDTTGALAELGAATAIGGVGAALGAILTPGAARRFGVRRWVIALVLACLLGCATIVPVVSSPAILGMALVLGFVYQGVKICSDTVLQRRIGDAWRGRAFSITDLLANVSFVLAAIVTVPFA
- a CDS encoding glycoside hydrolase family 15 codes for the protein MLAPQRRSVPAAGERAPAQPRALAAILVLAVVAATTVGVQVQRHQHVSAYLHGAGVAIGPDGAVELLPVGTPASALLPGSRVLAKQGAEMLAFATAQRAWVAAGTVPGEGTRWESMARDALLDLHTLTLPSGATPAGWARKWRYVWPRDAAFVAAAYAATGHLGDARAELAYLQRVQGPSGVFEARYVLDGSGPPDGRWAQSDSTGWVLWATGRLARAVPALPERVAVVGGLRSLVERSTATLLELTDAGRALPPPSPDYRELPEDATTLGISGPFLAGLQAAPGLLRLLGDTAEARAAARAAARFTARVTSTYGPTYPRIAGTHVGDVSVTFVLPPFTGEALPGAALAATQTAGRLVRPAGGLGPGTDWRDHTISWTAETALFALADATNGDPQQAAHWMDWLDTHRTAVGSLPEKVDGSGRPAGSAPLAWTDALVLLTLARLTRTPGAGQPLAAHH
- a CDS encoding DUF6049 family protein codes for the protein MIGGTRVAVVALLGALVAAAGPAVPARATVGALSAGSVRVSVSVVSPPSPGPGDTFVVAGRVINGGGEPIQAVGVRLLVDPQALTSRDDLAQAAAVDTTSDPALADSGGDVVSSSIITGLSESLAPNASVPFQITIPADDLALKGFGVHVLTVEARAAEPTGQRTTVASLRTFIVWRGSASLPTLRTTWLVPLQDQPLRGVDGRYDPKAAGALADSLDSGGRLSTMLEAGEGEPVSWAVDPDLLEEAQQLSVGAPLVGGGTASPDDGAANWLRELSSAQEVLALPYADPDLTAQRRGGLSFDLAAQVATGTASAARVLNRTVPAAPAWPVDGVTTSGTIDGAAASGLTQVVLSSGAVRAPDAQNYTPDALGPLAGSSLQSVTADATLSSFAAADPRLLGNATLARLRLLAETAMIAAERPSQPRSVVIALPRDWAPSPGWARVVFSLAKFAPWLQPTTLSALTADPGDAPLRRLAPYPDAAAAAEVPSAQFRIVRTTSGRLDRFQEILTQPAQVVPAYSAALMRAQSAAWQQDPTAGTAYAAGVAASLQEQMAKVRILPRGEVTLSSRTGKVPLAVRNELDQDVRLQVRLTATPAFRLRTGPQEVSTVPAGRAISVEVPASTSADGRIPVTARLVTPSGTPFGQPVSFEVRATGYGAVAQLAAGALVVLLAIALVVRVVRRIRRGAAEADAARDVIEEEA